The Arthrobacter sp. D5-1 genome segment ACAGCCAAGCGCCGCCGTCGAACGTCTCGCTCCGGACGAATGCTGGGACCTGTTGGCGCAGACCAACGTTGGCCGGCTGGCCGTCCTGGTGGACGGACATCCCGATATCTTTCCAGTGAATTATGTGCTGGATGGTGACAGCATTGTGTTTCGAACCGGTGTGGGCACCAAGTTTTGGAGCACACTGACAACCCCCTGCGCTCTCGAAAGTGATGGCTACCGGGCCTTGGGCGGAAAGGCGTGGAGCGTCGTTGTCCGAGGGCAGACACACCTGATACTCGACCGTCAGGACAGAGCCGACGTCGACGCCTTGGGACTGGATCCCTGGCAACCAGGCAACAAGGACTGC includes the following:
- a CDS encoding pyridoxamine 5'-phosphate oxidase family protein; this encodes MRTQPSAAVERLAPDECWDLLAQTNVGRLAVLVDGHPDIFPVNYVLDGDSIVFRTGVGTKFWSTLTTPCALESDGYRALGGKAWSVVVRGQTHLILDRQDRADVDALGLDPWQPGNKDCYLRLTPDAVTGRRFKTKRPDLWGTPLNDARLGVFH